One window from the genome of Sphingomicrobium arenosum encodes:
- a CDS encoding class I SAM-dependent methyltransferase yields MQDPVYFGDEQVAPEEKTQRVHGVFASVAARYDIMNDLMSGGMHRLWKDRFVAKVAPRKGEAILDMAGGTGDIAFRMAKRGAEVTVADINEHMLDVGRERAKKRGLDGLRWRVENAETLGLEDSTFDAYTIAFGIRNVTDIPAALKEAHRVLKRGGRFYCLEFSTSEWPGFGNAYEAYAEHLIPRIGEIVAQDRDSYQYLVESIRRFPRMAAFESMIADAGFAQTGHTPILGGLVAIHWGWKL; encoded by the coding sequence ATGCAGGATCCCGTCTATTTCGGCGACGAACAGGTCGCCCCCGAAGAGAAAACCCAGCGCGTCCACGGCGTCTTCGCTTCTGTCGCCGCGCGCTACGACATCATGAACGACCTCATGAGCGGCGGCATGCACCGCCTGTGGAAGGACCGCTTCGTCGCCAAGGTCGCCCCACGCAAGGGCGAGGCGATCCTCGACATGGCGGGCGGCACCGGCGACATCGCCTTCCGCATGGCCAAGCGCGGCGCCGAGGTGACCGTCGCCGACATCAACGAACATATGCTCGACGTCGGGCGCGAGCGCGCCAAGAAGCGCGGCCTCGACGGGCTTCGCTGGCGGGTCGAAAATGCCGAAACCCTCGGCCTAGAAGACTCCACCTTCGACGCCTACACCATCGCCTTCGGCATCCGGAACGTCACCGACATTCCCGCCGCCCTCAAGGAAGCGCACCGCGTCCTGAAGCGCGGCGGCCGCTTCTACTGCCTCGAATTCTCGACCAGCGAATGGCCCGGCTTCGGCAATGCCTATGAAGCCTATGCCGAACATCTCATCCCGCGCATCGGCGAGATCGTCGCGCAGGACCGCGACAGCTACCAATATCTCGTCGAATCGATCCGCCGCTTCCCGCGCATGGCCGCCTTCGAATCGATGATCGCCGATGCAGGCTTCGCCCAGACCGGCCACACCCCCATTCTCGGCGGGCTCGTCGCGATCCACTGGGGGTGGAAGCTCTAG
- a CDS encoding DUF4136 domain-containing protein, with translation MRKFLKATAASVALLGLAGCATGLPTQVSRFQAMPAPTGETFAVIPMNEADAGGLEFSRYAAMIAEEMREEGYVQAADPASATMLVEVGYGVDNGRERVRSSGYSPYGAYGSPFRVGFGVGYVPLSYRYRYARHRYWGPRMGYSWGWDDPFWYGRDVRSYTEYRSTLEVDIRRAADNQAIFEGTAKARSRTDDLGTLVPNLIEAMFTDFPGRNGETVKITVRPEDERR, from the coding sequence ATGCGTAAATTTCTCAAAGCGACCGCTGCCAGCGTCGCGCTCCTTGGTCTGGCGGGCTGTGCGACGGGGCTTCCGACGCAGGTGAGCCGCTTCCAGGCCATGCCCGCCCCGACCGGCGAGACCTTCGCCGTCATCCCGATGAACGAAGCCGACGCGGGCGGCCTCGAATTCTCGCGTTATGCGGCGATGATCGCCGAGGAGATGCGCGAGGAAGGCTATGTCCAGGCCGCCGACCCCGCCTCGGCGACCATGCTCGTCGAGGTCGGCTATGGCGTCGACAACGGCCGCGAGCGCGTCCGCTCCTCGGGTTACAGCCCCTATGGCGCCTACGGCTCGCCGTTCCGCGTCGGGTTCGGCGTCGGCTACGTCCCGCTGAGCTACCGCTACCGCTATGCGCGCCACCGCTACTGGGGTCCGCGCATGGGTTACTCCTGGGGCTGGGACGATCCCTTCTGGTATGGCCGCGACGTGCGCAGCTACACCGAATATCGCTCGACCCTCGAAGTCGACATTCGCCGCGCCGCCGACAATCAGGCGATCTTCGAAGGCACCGCCAAGGCGCGCAGCCGCACCGATGATCTCGGCACCCTCGTGCCCAATCTCATCGAAGCGATGTTCACCGACTTCCCGGGCCGCAATGGCGAGACGGTCAAGATCACCGTTCGCCCCGAGGACGAGCGCCGCTAA
- the coaBC gene encoding bifunctional phosphopantothenoylcysteine decarboxylase/phosphopantothenate--cysteine ligase CoaBC, with product MARLLLIIGGGIAAYKAAELIRHARKMGHDVTPVLTEGGAHFVTPMSLAALAESPVYTSLWDLKDEAEMGHIQLSRAADHVLVCPATADMIAKMAAGIADNLATTLLLATDKPVTIAPAMNVKMWQHPATQRNVAQLRADGITVLDPDEGAMACGEYGPGRLPDPEAILAALPLQAPSASPFGKAGPLAGKHILVTAGPTHEPIDPVRVIANRSSGKQGFAIARAAAAAGARVTLVAGPVCLPTPPGVARIDVETAVQMRDAVMTALPADAAIMVAAVADWRVEGAATQKLKKGKGAPELKFAPNPDILADLGEHPNRPALLVGFAAETNDVIDNATAKRERKKADWILANDVSGDVMGGENNRLHLVTATGVEHWDEGSKDAAARHLIDRISQELS from the coding sequence ATGGCCCGTTTGCTGCTCATCATCGGCGGGGGAATCGCCGCCTACAAGGCCGCCGAACTGATCCGCCATGCCCGCAAGATGGGCCACGACGTCACCCCCGTGCTGACCGAGGGCGGCGCGCATTTCGTCACGCCGATGAGCCTTGCCGCATTGGCCGAAAGCCCCGTCTACACCAGCCTGTGGGATTTGAAGGACGAGGCCGAGATGGGCCATATCCAACTCTCCCGCGCCGCCGACCATGTCCTCGTCTGCCCCGCCACCGCCGACATGATCGCCAAGATGGCCGCAGGGATCGCCGACAATCTCGCCACCACGCTGCTGCTCGCCACCGACAAGCCCGTCACCATCGCCCCCGCGATGAACGTAAAAATGTGGCAGCACCCCGCCACCCAGCGCAATGTCGCCCAGCTGCGCGCCGACGGCATCACCGTTCTCGACCCCGACGAAGGCGCCATGGCCTGCGGCGAATATGGCCCCGGCCGCCTCCCCGACCCCGAGGCCATCCTCGCTGCCCTGCCTCTGCAAGCACCGAGCGCCTCGCCCTTCGGCAAGGCTGGTCCGCTGGCGGGCAAGCACATCCTTGTCACCGCCGGCCCGACCCACGAGCCGATCGACCCCGTCCGCGTCATCGCCAACCGCTCCTCGGGCAAGCAGGGCTTCGCCATCGCCCGCGCCGCCGCCGCCGCCGGTGCGCGCGTCACCCTCGTCGCGGGCCCCGTCTGCCTGCCCACGCCGCCGGGCGTTGCCCGCATCGACGTCGAGACCGCTGTCCAGATGCGCGATGCGGTCATGACCGCGCTGCCCGCCGACGCCGCGATCATGGTCGCCGCCGTCGCCGACTGGCGCGTCGAGGGCGCCGCCACGCAGAAGCTGAAAAAGGGCAAGGGTGCACCAGAGCTGAAATTCGCCCCCAACCCCGACATCCTCGCCGACCTCGGCGAGCATCCCAACCGACCCGCCCTCCTCGTCGGCTTTGCCGCCGAGACGAACGACGTGATCGACAACGCCACCGCCAAGCGGGAACGCAAGAAGGCCGACTGGATCCTCGCCAACGACGTCTCCGGAGACGTCATGGGCGGCGAGAACAACCGCCTCCACCTCGTCACCGCCACCGGCGTCGAGCACTGGGACGAAGGCTCCAAGGATGCCGCCGCCCGTCATCTCATCGACCGCATATCACAGGAACTGTCATGA
- the dnaA gene encoding chromosomal replication initiator protein DnaA codes for MGTEAPLEAAWKSIRDNLRKDLGARTFDGWIKPAELGQFDPESGALDILLPSQFMADWVKSHFGDRIRLAWRHTLPLVREVSLIPAEGAPRPSPMLILEEASASTAPAPTPAAPAHPRPNFDNRYDFDHFVIGKANEVAATAAKTLASSDTVVFNPLFIHGGTGRGKTHLLHAIGQAFLEKNPDALVVSMSAEKFMVEFVRALRENDTIAFKQQLRSADLLLVDDVQFIAGKESTQEEFFHTMNEIITAGRRLVITSDRAPQDLDGIEPRILSRLSWGLVADINAADYELRYNILRSKLDGLPGVDMPEAVVEFLARRITNSIRELEGALNRIAAYAMMTGRAIDVPFVEEVLANVLRANQRRISIDEIQTKVAAHFSIRKAEMTSARRAREVARPRQVAMYLSKQLTPKSLPDIGRRFGGRDHTTVIHAVKRIESLRAADAELDADIRLLTRQLEN; via the coding sequence ATGGGCACGGAAGCCCCGCTCGAGGCCGCGTGGAAAAGCATTCGCGACAATCTTCGCAAGGACCTTGGCGCGCGCACCTTCGATGGGTGGATCAAGCCCGCCGAACTGGGGCAGTTCGATCCCGAATCGGGCGCGCTCGATATCCTCCTCCCCTCGCAGTTCATGGCCGACTGGGTGAAGTCGCATTTCGGCGACCGGATTCGACTCGCCTGGCGCCATACGCTGCCGCTGGTGCGCGAAGTCAGCCTGATCCCGGCCGAAGGCGCGCCGCGCCCGAGCCCCATGCTGATCCTCGAGGAAGCGTCCGCCTCAACGGCGCCCGCGCCGACCCCCGCCGCGCCAGCGCATCCGCGTCCCAATTTCGACAATCGCTACGATTTCGACCATTTCGTCATCGGTAAGGCCAATGAGGTCGCCGCGACTGCTGCAAAGACGCTGGCGAGCAGCGACACGGTCGTATTCAACCCGCTGTTCATCCATGGCGGCACGGGGCGCGGCAAGACGCACCTGCTCCACGCCATCGGGCAGGCCTTCCTCGAGAAGAACCCCGATGCGCTGGTCGTCAGCATGTCGGCGGAAAAGTTCATGGTCGAATTCGTCCGCGCGCTGCGCGAGAATGACACCATCGCCTTCAAGCAGCAGCTGCGCTCGGCCGACCTGCTGCTGGTCGACGACGTGCAGTTCATCGCGGGCAAGGAATCGACGCAGGAAGAATTCTTCCACACGATGAACGAGATCATCACCGCGGGTCGCCGCCTGGTGATCACGAGCGATCGCGCACCACAGGACCTGGACGGCATCGAGCCGCGCATCCTGTCGCGCCTGTCGTGGGGCCTCGTCGCCGACATCAACGCGGCCGATTACGAGCTGCGGTACAATATCCTGCGCTCCAAGCTCGATGGACTGCCGGGCGTCGACATGCCCGAAGCGGTGGTCGAGTTCCTCGCGCGGCGCATCACCAACTCGATCCGCGAACTGGAAGGCGCGCTCAACCGCATCGCGGCTTATGCGATGATGACCGGCCGCGCCATCGACGTGCCGTTCGTGGAAGAGGTGCTGGCCAATGTGCTGCGCGCCAACCAGCGCCGCATCTCGATCGACGAGATCCAAACCAAGGTCGCCGCGCATTTCTCGATCCGCAAGGCCGAAATGACCTCCGCGAGACGCGCCCGCGAAGTCGCCCGACCGAGGCAGGTCGCCATGTACCTGTCCAAGCAGCTGACGCCCAAGTCGCTGCCCGATATCGGACGGCGCTTCGGCGGGCGCGACCACACGACCGTGATCCACGCCGTCAAGCGCATCGAATCGCTTCGTGCCGCCGATGCGGAACTCGATGCCGACATCAGGCTTTTGACAAGGCAGCTCGAAAACTAG
- the dut gene encoding dUTP diphosphatase produces the protein MTISIQLARLPHGEGLPLPCYATPGAAGMDVQSAEDVTIPPGGRHAVATGFRVAIPEGYEIQVRPRSGLAFKHGVTVPNTPGTIDSDYRGELKILLINHGAEDFVIERGMRVAQIVPAAVTQASFVEVEELDDTERGHGGFGSTGTK, from the coding sequence ATGACCATCTCGATCCAGCTTGCCCGCCTTCCCCATGGCGAAGGCCTGCCGCTGCCCTGCTACGCCACGCCGGGCGCCGCGGGCATGGACGTGCAGTCCGCCGAAGACGTCACCATCCCCCCCGGCGGCCGCCACGCCGTCGCCACCGGTTTCCGCGTCGCGATTCCCGAGGGCTACGAGATCCAGGTCCGCCCCCGGTCGGGCCTCGCCTTCAAGCATGGCGTGACCGTCCCCAATACCCCCGGCACGATTGACAGCGACTATCGCGGCGAATTGAAAATCCTCCTCATCAACCACGGCGCAGAGGATTTCGTCATCGAACGCGGCATGCGCGTCGCCCAGATCGTCCCCGCCGCCGTCACGCAGGCGAGCTTCGTCGAGGTCGAAGAGCTCGACGACACGGAACGCGGCCATGGCGGCTTCGGGAGCACCGGCACCAAGTGA
- the rpsT gene encoding 30S ribosomal protein S20, whose product MANSPQARKRIRRNNRRAEINGARVSRIRTFIKAVEAAIEGGKQEEAQTALRNAQPEIARGVAKGVMHKNTAARKMSRLSKRVAALG is encoded by the coding sequence ATGGCGAATTCGCCGCAGGCACGTAAGCGCATCCGTCGCAACAACCGTCGCGCCGAAATCAACGGTGCGCGCGTCAGCCGCATCCGCACCTTCATCAAGGCTGTCGAAGCCGCGATCGAAGGCGGCAAGCAGGAGGAGGCGCAGACCGCGCTTCGCAACGCACAGCCCGAAATCGCGCGCGGCGTCGCCAAGGGCGTGATGCACAAGAACACCGCGGCCCGTAAGATGAGCCGCCTGTCGAAGCGCGTCGCCGCGCTCGGCTAA
- the mutM gene encoding bifunctional DNA-formamidopyrimidine glycosylase/DNA-(apurinic or apyrimidinic site) lyase, whose protein sequence is MPELPEVETTVRGLAPVLEGERIARVEVRRADMRKPFPEGLGQRLTGARVTRLWRRAKYGLIDTDRGDTMIFHLGMSGSWRVDPEDIGKHDHLVIETGAGRRLALNDPRRFGFVDLEPTEGLEDYEGFVGMGPEPLPSVDAAALKARLAGKATAIKLALLDQRVIAGLGNIYVCEALWRSRIAPGRKAGGIGAGRLEMLAQAIPAVLEEAIAAGGSSLRDYAQPNGELGYFSKSFDVYGREGEPCRRGCGTVRRRVQGGRSTFYCPTCQR, encoded by the coding sequence ATGCCTGAATTGCCCGAGGTGGAGACGACCGTGCGGGGGCTGGCGCCCGTGCTGGAGGGTGAGCGGATCGCGCGGGTCGAGGTGCGGCGCGCGGACATGCGCAAGCCTTTTCCGGAAGGGTTGGGGCAGCGGCTGACGGGGGCGCGGGTGACGCGGCTGTGGCGGCGGGCAAAATATGGGCTGATCGATACGGATCGCGGCGACACGATGATCTTCCATCTCGGCATGTCGGGGAGCTGGCGGGTCGATCCCGAGGACATCGGCAAGCACGACCATTTGGTGATCGAGACGGGGGCGGGGCGGCGGCTGGCGCTCAATGATCCGCGACGGTTCGGATTCGTCGACCTCGAGCCGACCGAGGGCCTCGAGGATTATGAGGGGTTCGTCGGCATGGGGCCCGAACCCTTGCCGAGCGTGGATGCGGCGGCGCTGAAAGCGCGGCTGGCGGGCAAGGCGACGGCGATCAAGCTGGCGCTGCTCGACCAGCGGGTGATCGCGGGGCTGGGCAATATCTATGTGTGCGAGGCGCTGTGGCGCAGTCGGATCGCGCCGGGGCGCAAGGCGGGGGGAATCGGCGCGGGGCGACTGGAGATGTTGGCGCAGGCCATCCCGGCGGTGCTCGAGGAGGCGATCGCGGCGGGGGGCTCGAGCTTGCGCGACTATGCGCAGCCCAATGGCGAACTGGGTTATTTCTCCAAGAGCTTCGATGTCTACGGGCGCGAGGGCGAGCCGTGCCGGCGCGGGTGCGGGACGGTGCGGCGCCGCGTGCAGGGCGGTCGCTCGACCTTTTATTGCCCCACCTGCCAGCGCTGA
- the ubiB gene encoding 2-polyprenylphenol 6-hydroxylase, translating into MAGTITHISRLLRWGRTLARHGALRGIENDPLTPPNMKRLLRLARFGLKQPEQPDYAAALQEIGPAAIKLGQALATRPDLVGEEAADNLLSLQDNLPPAPISVIVPAVEKALGAPLDRLFSDFAETPVGAASIAQVHKAVTTDGQTVAVKVLRPGIEDAFAEALETYEWAAAQLEGYGGDETQRLRPRQVIAHFRQWTNRELDLQREAASASELRENMVAEPGFYIPEIDWRRTARRVLTMEWLDGTKLTKKSELVAKGHDLHALSQILVRAFLRQAVVDGFFHADLHQGNLIALDNGQLAAVDFGIMGRIDRQARLWLAEILYGLITGNYKRVAEIHFEAQYVPAHHSVDEFATALRAVGEPIRGLPVKDISIGRMLEGLFSITRDFDMATQPHLLLLQKTMVMEEGVVVSLDPDINMWEAAEPFLREWIRSELGPEALIADRLTMIRRAFQKLPHLIDKIDATYPEPGGAPPMPPLPEVRLIERPRWGGYLLTALIAGSAGAALVALL; encoded by the coding sequence GTGGCAGGCACCATCACGCATATTTCCCGGCTCCTGCGCTGGGGCCGAACGCTCGCCCGTCACGGCGCCTTGCGGGGGATCGAGAACGATCCGCTGACCCCGCCCAACATGAAGCGGCTGCTCAGGCTCGCCCGTTTCGGCCTCAAGCAGCCCGAGCAACCCGACTATGCCGCCGCGCTCCAGGAGATCGGCCCCGCCGCGATCAAGCTCGGTCAGGCGCTCGCCACCCGTCCCGACCTCGTCGGCGAGGAAGCGGCCGACAACCTCCTCTCGCTCCAGGACAATCTCCCGCCCGCCCCGATCAGCGTCATCGTCCCCGCCGTCGAAAAGGCGTTGGGCGCCCCGCTCGACCGCCTCTTCTCGGATTTTGCCGAAACGCCCGTCGGCGCCGCCTCGATCGCGCAGGTCCACAAGGCCGTCACCACCGATGGCCAGACCGTCGCGGTCAAGGTCCTTCGCCCCGGCATCGAGGACGCCTTTGCCGAAGCGCTCGAGACCTACGAATGGGCCGCCGCCCAGCTCGAAGGCTATGGCGGCGATGAAACGCAGCGCCTCAGGCCGCGCCAGGTCATCGCCCATTTCCGCCAGTGGACCAACCGCGAACTCGACCTCCAGCGCGAGGCCGCCTCGGCGTCCGAACTGCGCGAGAATATGGTCGCCGAACCGGGCTTCTACATCCCGGAGATCGACTGGCGCCGCACCGCGCGCCGCGTCCTCACCATGGAATGGCTCGACGGCACCAAGCTCACCAAGAAATCGGAACTGGTCGCCAAGGGCCACGACCTCCACGCATTGAGCCAAATCCTCGTTCGCGCCTTCCTGCGCCAAGCCGTGGTCGACGGCTTCTTCCACGCCGACCTCCACCAGGGCAATCTCATCGCCCTAGACAATGGCCAGCTCGCCGCCGTCGATTTCGGCATCATGGGCCGCATCGACCGCCAGGCCCGCCTGTGGCTCGCCGAGATCCTCTACGGCCTCATCACCGGCAATTACAAACGCGTCGCCGAAATCCATTTCGAGGCGCAATATGTCCCCGCCCACCACAGCGTCGACGAATTCGCCACCGCACTTCGCGCCGTCGGCGAACCCATTCGCGGCCTGCCGGTCAAGGACATCTCCATCGGCCGGATGCTCGAGGGCCTTTTCTCGATCACCCGCGATTTCGACATGGCGACCCAGCCCCACCTCCTCCTCCTCCAAAAGACGATGGTGATGGAAGAAGGCGTGGTCGTCAGCCTCGATCCCGACATCAACATGTGGGAGGCCGCCGAACCCTTCCTGCGCGAATGGATCCGCAGCGAACTCGGCCCCGAGGCGCTCATCGCCGACCGGCTCACCATGATCCGCCGCGCCTTCCAGAAGCTCCCGCATCTCATCGACAAGATCGACGCCACCTATCCCGAACCGGGCGGCGCCCCGCCGATGCCGCCCTTGCCCGAAGTCCGGCTGATCGAGCGCCCCCGCTGGGGCGGCTATCTCCTCACCGCGCTGATCGCGGGCAGCGCGGGCGCGGCGCTGGTGGCGCTGCTCTAA